The Candidatus Neomarinimicrobiota bacterium genome contains the following window.
CCTATGAGTTGAGCCCCCCTGTTTTACATGAATTGGGTCTGATTGAAGCTCTGGAATGGCGTCTGGAAAAAATCAAATTAGAATCTGGTATCGAAACCTCCTATCAACACAATCTTGACAATATCAAATTGCGCAATGAGCAAGAGGTCATACTCTTTCGCTCAGTAGATGAAATATTAAAAAATGTTATCAAACATGCTGCTGCAACCCAGGTAGAGATAACAGCAGAGGCGACTCGGTATTCATTCTCAGTAAGTGTTCAGGATAATGGAAGGGGTTTTGATACTTCGATTCTCGCACCTGAGCGCCGGGTGAGGGATAGCTTCGGATTATTTAGTATTAAAGAAAGAATTGAATATCTTGGAGGTGTTCTGGATATTAGATCAGAAAAGGGGAATGGAACGATAGTAATTTTAAACATTCCGGTCTCACTGGAGGACATCTAATGGCTGTAAATATAATTTTAGCAGATGATCACACCCTATTCAGGGAAGGATTACTATCCATCCTCAATGATGAATTAGGCTTTATTGTAGTAGCCCAGGCTGAGAATGGTCGTGAAGTAGTCAAATTGGCCCGAAAATTAAGCGCTGATGTCATCGTGATGGATATCGCCATGCCTGAGTTGAATGGAATTGAAGCCACTCGACAGGTTCTGAATGAAAATCCTGACATAAAAGTAATCGCGCTATCCATGCATTCTGATAGACACTTTGTAACCGGTATGCTCAAAGCCGGAGCAAAAGGTTACTTGTTAAAGGACTGTGCAGGTGATGAACTCATCCGCGCCGTTAGGGAAGTCCTCCTCGATCGCTACTATATCAGTGAGGAAATTTCTACAAACGTTTTTGATGATTATGTAGTTAAACTGGTCGGCGAAGGAACCGAAAACCCTGAATTGACCGGGCGTGAAAAGGAAGTGTTGCAGCTTATCGCAGAAGGAAAAGCAACTCAGGAAATTGCCGAGACCCTGTTTATCAGTGTCAAAACTGTTGAAGCACACCGAGTCAAAATAAAATCGAAATTGAAATTAAATTCCATTCCTGAACTCACCAAATATGCAATTCGAGAAGGATTAACATCCTTAGAATAATCCATTGAATTTGATGGTTTATACCACCTCACATTATCTCCAGTAAGATTCCTGACCTCTCCGATTCAGATTTCGCCGTAATTCCCCCTATTTATTGAGCTAATTTGCATGCTCTGATGAAAGCAGTTTGTAATTTTACATTAGCTAAGTAGATTTCCGTGCTATGGGAATTCTAACCATCAAAAACCTCGTATTT
Protein-coding sequences here:
- a CDS encoding response regulator transcription factor, which gives rise to MAVNIILADDHTLFREGLLSILNDELGFIVVAQAENGREVVKLARKLSADVIVMDIAMPELNGIEATRQVLNENPDIKVIALSMHSDRHFVTGMLKAGAKGYLLKDCAGDELIRAVREVLLDRYYISEEISTNVFDDYVVKLVGEGTENPELTGREKEVLQLIAEGKATQEIAETLFISVKTVEAHRVKIKSKLKLNSIPELTKYAIREGLTSLE